The nucleotide sequence CTACTACGGCACGTCCACCGAGGCGATCGCCAAGCGCGTCGGCGTCTCGCAGCCGTACCTCTTCCGGCTCTTCCCCGGGAAGAAGGCCATCTTCCTGGCCGCCTCCGAGCGCTGCATCAGCGACACCGTCCGCGTCTTCGAGGAGGCCGCGGAGGGGCTGACCGGCGAGGAGGCCCTGCATGCCATGGCCAACGCGTACACCCGGATCATCGCCGAGGATCCCGCCCGGCTCCTGATGCAGATGCAGGTGTACGTCACCGTCGCCGCCGCCGAGGCGGCCGGCGACCACGAGTTCGGTGAGGCCGTGCGGGCCGGCTGGATGGGGCTCTGGGAGACCGTCCACCTCGCGCTCGGCGCGGACACCGAGGAGACCACGACCTTCCTGGCGTACGGGATGCTGATCAACACCCTCGTCGCCATGGGATTTCCGCCCGAGCACCGGGTCTGGGAAGGCTTCTATCCCGGTGCCCGCCGCCTCGGGCGCCTGGAGAAGTAGCGCGCCGCCGCCCGTCCTCGCACATCGTCTTCGCACATCGTCTTCGCACGTTCCCGGCCTTTTCGTGGGCGCAGAAGTTAGTAATCAATAACTAACCGGAGATCTGAGGGGCAGTAATGAGTCAGCCAGCAGCCCGCCGCGGTTCCGCCGCCTGGGCCCTCGTCATCACCAGCGTCGCCGGCTTCATGGCGGCCCTCGACAACCTCGTCGTCACCACCGCCCTGCCCTCCATCCGCGAGGACCTCGGCGGAGCGCTGCACGACCTCGAATGGACGGTGAGCGCCTACACCCTCACCTTCGCCGTCCTGCTCATGTTCGGCGCGGCCCTCGGCGACCGCTTCGGCCGCCGACGGCTCTTCGCCATCGGACTCGCCGTCTTCACCGGCGCCTCCGCCGGCGCCGCGCTCGCCCCCGGCATCGACGCGCTGATCGCCGCGCGGGCCGTCCAGGGCGTCGGCGCCGCGATCATGATGCCGCTCACCCTCACCCTGCTCACCGCGGCCGTCCCGGCCGCCAAGCGGGGCATGGCGTTCGGCATATGGGGCGCCGTCAACGGCCTCGCCGTCGCCTCGGGACCGCTCATCGGCGGCACCCTCACCGAGCACATGTCCTGGCAGTGGATCTTCTGGCTGAACGTTCCGCTCGGCCTCGTCCTGCTGCCGCTCGCCCGGCTGCGGCTGGCCGAGTCGCACGGCGCCGGGGCCCGCCTCGACATCGTCGGCACGCTCCTCGCCAGCGCCGGACTGTTCGGCATCGTGTACGGGCTGATCCGCGGCCCGATCGACGGCTGGACGTCCGCGACCGTCCTCACCGGACTGATCGCCGGCGCCGCGCTCGTGGGCGGGTTCGTCCGGCACGGCATCCGGAGCAAGGCGCCGATGCTGCCCATGCGGCTCTTCCGCGACCGGGCCTTCTCCGGTATCAACGCGGCCAGCCTGCTGATGTTCCTCGGCATGTTCGGCTCGATCTTCCTGCTCAGCCAGTACATGCAGGGCGTCCTCGGCTACTCGCCCACCGAGGCGGGGCTGCGGATGCTGCCCTGGACCGGCATGCCGATGATCGTCGCGCCGATCGCCGGCGCCCTCTCCGACCGGATCGGCGGCCGCCCCGTCGTCGCCGTGGGCCTCGCCCTCCAGGCGCTCGGCCTCGCCTGGTTCGCGCTCGTCCTGACCCCCGACGCCTCGTACGCCGTCCAGCTCCCCGCCCTCGTCGTGAGCGGCATCGGCATGGCGCTGTACTTCGCGCCGGCGGCCAACCTCGTGATGTCCAGCGTCCGCCCGTCCGAGCAGGGCATCGCGTCCGGCGCCAACAACGCGCTGCGCGAGGTCGGCGGAGCGCTCGGCGTCGCCGTGATGGCCTCGATCTTCGCCGCGCAGGGCGGGTACGAGTCCGGCCAGGCCTTCGTCGACGGCCTGGTCCCCGCGCTCTGGGTCGGCTCCGGCGCGGTGGCGCTCGGCGCGGTGGCGGTGCTCTTCGCCCCGTCCCGTCGCCAGGAGGCCCGCTGGAAGGCGGAGGCCCGCGCCGAGGCGCCGGAACAGGACCTGATCACCGCGTGACGCCCAACCCGCCGCCCGTCCCCTCCCGGCCCACCCGGAGGGGGACGGCGCCGTTTCGGCGGGGCGGGGGGCTGCGGGGGGCCGCCGGGCGGGGGCGGGGCGCTTGGGACCGAGCCCGGCCGGGGCGGGCCGTCCGGGGGCGGCCGAGTGGATATGCCGAGCCGCCGCCGGGGCCGGCCTGCCGCGGACCGAGTCCGCCCGAGGCCGGGCCGCCCGCGCCGGGGGTCGGCCCGCCCGAGGCCGGGCGGCCCGAGGCCGGCCCGCCCGAGGCCGGCCCGCCCGAGGCCGGCCCGCCCGAGGCCGGCCCGCCCGAGGCCGCGTCGCCCGTTGGCCTCCCGCCCGGCCATGACCCCCAGACGGCAGCCCGCCGAGTGCCCCCGGCCGTGCGCCCGCCGACTGACCCCGACCGTGCCCCCGTCGTGCCCGTCACCCCGCCTCCGCCCGGGCGGCCCGTACTCTTGAGCGCGTGCAGCTTCTTCTCGACGCCCCCCTCGCGCCCCTGACCACCTTCCGGCTCGGCGGGCCCGCCGAGCGGCTCGTCACCGCCGTCACGGACGACGAGGTGATCGCGGCCGTCCGCGAGGCCGATGCCGCGGGGACGCCGCTGCTGATCATCGGAGGCGGGTCCAACCTGGTCATCGGGGACAAGGGCTTCGACGGCACCGCGCTGCGGATCGCGACCGAGGGCTTCGTCCTCGACGGGAACCGGCTCGAACTCGCCGCCGGCGAGGTCTGGACCGACGCCGTCGCCCGGACCGTCGAGGCCGGGCTCGCCGGGATCGAGTGCCTGGCCGGCATCCCCGGCTCGGCGGGCGCGACCCCGATCCAGAACGTCGGCGCGTACGGCCAGGACGTCTCCGCCACCGTGACCGAGGTCGTCGCCTACGACCGCCGCTCGGGCGAGACCGTCACCCTCACCAACGCCGAGTGCGCCTTCTCGTACCGCCACAGCCTCTTCAAGGAGCACCCCGAGCGGTACGTGGTGCTGCGCGTCCGCTTCGAGCTCGAGGACGCCGACGGGCTCTCCGCGCCGATCAAGTACGCCGAGACCGCCCGCGCCCTGGGCGTCGAGGCGGGCGAGCGGGTGCCGCTCGCCCGGGCCCGCGAGACCGTCCTCGCGCTGCGCGCGGGGAAGGGCATGGTCCTGGACCCGGCGGACCACGACACCTGGTCCGCCGGCTCGTTCTTCACCAACCCGATCCTCACGGCGGGCGAGTACGAGACCTTCCTCACGCGCGTGGCCGAGCGGCTCGGCGCGGACGTCACGCCCCCGGCGTACCCCGCGGGCCGGGACGGCGCCGTGAAGACCTCCGCCGCCTGGCTGATCGACAAGGCCGGCTTCACCAAGGGGTACGGCTCCGGGCCCGCGCGGATCTCCACCAAGCACACGCTCGCCCTGACCAACCGCGGCGAGGCGACCACCGAGGACCTCCTGGCGCTGGCCCGTGAGGTCGTCGCCGGGGTCCACGAGGCCTTCGGGATCACCCTGGTGAACGAGCCCGTCACCGTCGGCGTCGCCCTCTGAGCCGGGGCGGAGCCCTTCTAGTACGCGACCCCGACGCCCTGCTTGACCGTCGCCGGGTCGTCGATCATCGCCAGCATCGCGTGGGCGACGTCCGCGCGGGCCAGTGAGCGGCCCCGGGACGGGGTGCCGCCGACGACCGTGCGGTAGCGGCCGGTGCGCTGCTTGTTCGTGAGCTTGGGCGGGCGGACGGCGGTCCAGTCGGCGGCGCTCGCGGCGAGATCCGACTCCATGACCCGCAGGTCGTCGTAGACGTCCTTCAGGACGTTGTTGATGATCGCGAGCACGGCCTTGTCCAGGACGCCCTGACCGTCCGGGACCGGGCCGAGCGGGGCCGCGCTGACCACGAGCAGCCGGCGCACCTTCTCCGCCTCCATGGCGGTGAGCACCGAGCGGGTCAGCCGGGCCGCCACGCCCGCGTCGGCGCGGGTCCGGGCGCCGAGGCCGGAGAGCACCGCGTCCCGGCCCTTGAGCGCCCCGCGGAGGGACTCCGGGTCGGAGAGGTCGGCGCGCAGGACCGTGAGCCGTTCGCCGGAGGCCGTGAGGCGCGCGGGGTCGCGTACCATCGCGGTCACGTCGTGGCCCGAGGCCAGGGCCTGGCCGACGATCTCCCGGCCGATGCCGCCGGTCGCGCCGAAGACTGTGAGCTTCATGTCGCACCCTCCCCGGGTGGGTAAGTGTTCACTCACCCCCAGGGTGGGTGCATACTCACTCACGCGTCAAGCGGCTGGAGGATGCCTTGGAAAAGAAGCCGACCCGGGTACGGATCGTCGACGCCGCCCGCGACCTCATGCTGACCCTGGGGCTCGCCCGCACCACGACCAAGGAGATCGCCAAGGCCGCCGGCTGCTCGGAAGCCGCGCTCTACAAGTACTTCACCGGCAAGGAGGAGCTCTTCCTCGCCGTCCTCAACGAGCGGCTTCCCCAGCTCGGT is from Streptomyces venezuelae ATCC 10712 and encodes:
- a CDS encoding TetR/AcrR family transcriptional regulator encodes the protein MVRMSAEERRESVIRAAMSEFSRGGYYGTSTEAIAKRVGVSQPYLFRLFPGKKAIFLAASERCISDTVRVFEEAAEGLTGEEALHAMANAYTRIIAEDPARLLMQMQVYVTVAAAEAAGDHEFGEAVRAGWMGLWETVHLALGADTEETTTFLAYGMLINTLVAMGFPPEHRVWEGFYPGARRLGRLEK
- a CDS encoding MFS transporter — protein: MSQPAARRGSAAWALVITSVAGFMAALDNLVVTTALPSIREDLGGALHDLEWTVSAYTLTFAVLLMFGAALGDRFGRRRLFAIGLAVFTGASAGAALAPGIDALIAARAVQGVGAAIMMPLTLTLLTAAVPAAKRGMAFGIWGAVNGLAVASGPLIGGTLTEHMSWQWIFWLNVPLGLVLLPLARLRLAESHGAGARLDIVGTLLASAGLFGIVYGLIRGPIDGWTSATVLTGLIAGAALVGGFVRHGIRSKAPMLPMRLFRDRAFSGINAASLLMFLGMFGSIFLLSQYMQGVLGYSPTEAGLRMLPWTGMPMIVAPIAGALSDRIGGRPVVAVGLALQALGLAWFALVLTPDASYAVQLPALVVSGIGMALYFAPAANLVMSSVRPSEQGIASGANNALREVGGALGVAVMASIFAAQGGYESGQAFVDGLVPALWVGSGAVALGAVAVLFAPSRRQEARWKAEARAEAPEQDLITA
- a CDS encoding NAD(P)-dependent oxidoreductase, with the translated sequence MKLTVFGATGGIGREIVGQALASGHDVTAMVRDPARLTASGERLTVLRADLSDPESLRGALKGRDAVLSGLGARTRADAGVAARLTRSVLTAMEAEKVRRLLVVSAAPLGPVPDGQGVLDKAVLAIINNVLKDVYDDLRVMESDLAASAADWTAVRPPKLTNKQRTGRYRTVVGGTPSRGRSLARADVAHAMLAMIDDPATVKQGVGVAY